The sequence aaaaagcccaaaagtGGTTTTTGCTCAAAATAGAAGTTAAGAAACAGGGTTTTGCAGAAGCTACTGGGATTTTTCTTAATCAGGCGTCGCGGCACCCTGGTTGAGCTCCGCAAATCTCATGCCGACCCTCATGGAGTGCTTTAAGAACTTCTCGGCACATCGGCGAACACACGTCTCCTCTTGCTTGTCGAGAGTCTTACGCCTAAAGGTCTCCACGCAGTCGGTGAAGCATCTCTCGACCAGCGAATTGTACATTCTTAAACTGCAATAAGAACAAGCGAGAGGAAAAGTAAAACAGCTATTCTCAGAAGCTATGCGTAGATTCTCATGAGATCATCCTATTACACTTGAAATCAACCTCGATATTGATCCAAATTATGCCGTCGGTGGCTGTTGCTACTGTAAAATTAAAGCATGCCGTTACTGCCACTCTCTATCCGTGCTTGTACCTAAAGACGATATTATCTCTAAACCAAGCACATCAAACCTAGTAGCGAGAATATGGAGTACTACTAATGTAAGTATCAGTCACCTTATACATGAAATcaagaagagagaaaattcaTCATTTATAACATGCATATACAGAAAGTACGTTTTGAGCTTTGACATACGATTTGGAACCAAATTGGAGAGCGAAATAAGATAATTTTCCAGACACAACAATAGTATAATGTTCTGGAGATAGAAGGCCACCAGAGATAGCTTCACCTCATAAGATAGGAAATTTCAGGGTTTAATAATCTCTATAAAATACAAGTACTAGTTGAGGCGGATTGTTCATCTTCTGAATTACATTCTTACCCGACATAAATGTAACCGTCCAAGATTATCATTCTACTTATCTTACGAGTCCAGTTGCTGTAACTACTTGTAGGAGTCAACCATTTCCAAATTGACTACAAGAGTTGGAAGCTAACATTCTATAAG is a genomic window of Ananas comosus cultivar F153 linkage group 13, ASM154086v1, whole genome shotgun sequence containing:
- the LOC109719517 gene encoding mitochondrial import inner membrane translocase subunit Tim9 — protein: MDKSMLGDLDSLPEEDKIRMSAMIDQLQIRDSLRMYNSLVERCFTDCVETFRRKTLDKQEETCVRRCAEKFLKHSMRVGMRFAELNQGAATPD